A window of the Streptomyces albireticuli genome harbors these coding sequences:
- a CDS encoding winged helix-turn-helix domain-containing protein, giving the protein MTTTAQAKGRAPEARLSADEARRLALRAQGLLGAPDRRGGARGVLRRLGAVQLDTISVLARSHELVPYARLGAVGRAEVEAAYWTPRPAGAPTPHPHGFEYWSHAACVLPIEEWPHFAFRRRAFQARGHRWHVMEDAERSCAAVRDRLKAEGPLTATELGGAKNGGEWYDWSETKIAVEWLLDTGEVVCTERRGWKRVYDLAERAVPDALFHDDIDDTECVRRLVAQAGAAMGVATRADLADYHRLKAEQVDAVIEGTGLVPVEVEGWSRPAWADPAALAAPARGRHRTTLLSPFDSLIWDRPRTERIFGFTHRLEAYTPKAKRVHGYFAMPLLTGGRLAGRVDPGREGRTLVARQVSLDGAKAVAPMAQALREAAEWVGCDSVRIERCDDARLAAELIAALD; this is encoded by the coding sequence ATGACAACTACCGCTCAGGCGAAGGGCCGTGCGCCCGAGGCCCGGCTCTCCGCGGACGAGGCGCGGCGCCTGGCGCTGCGGGCCCAGGGCCTGCTCGGCGCCCCGGACCGGCGGGGCGGGGCGCGCGGGGTGCTGCGGCGGCTGGGCGCGGTCCAGCTGGACACCATCTCGGTGCTCGCCCGCTCGCACGAGCTGGTGCCGTACGCCCGGCTGGGCGCCGTCGGCCGCGCCGAGGTCGAGGCCGCGTACTGGACGCCGCGCCCGGCCGGCGCGCCCACCCCCCACCCCCACGGCTTCGAGTACTGGTCGCACGCCGCGTGCGTCCTGCCGATCGAGGAGTGGCCGCACTTCGCCTTCCGGCGGCGGGCCTTCCAGGCCCGGGGCCACCGCTGGCATGTGATGGAGGACGCCGAGCGCTCCTGCGCGGCCGTCCGCGACCGGCTGAAGGCGGAGGGCCCGCTGACGGCCACCGAGTTGGGCGGCGCCAAGAACGGCGGCGAATGGTACGACTGGTCCGAGACGAAGATCGCGGTGGAGTGGCTGCTCGACACCGGCGAGGTCGTCTGCACCGAGCGGCGCGGCTGGAAGCGGGTGTACGACCTGGCGGAGCGCGCCGTGCCGGACGCCCTGTTCCACGACGACATCGACGACACGGAGTGCGTCCGGAGGCTGGTCGCGCAGGCGGGCGCGGCGATGGGGGTCGCCACCCGGGCGGACCTCGCGGACTACCACCGGCTCAAGGCCGAGCAGGTGGACGCGGTGATCGAGGGCACCGGTCTGGTGCCGGTGGAGGTCGAGGGCTGGTCCCGGCCCGCCTGGGCGGACCCGGCGGCGCTGGCCGCCCCGGCCCGGGGCCGGCACCGCACGACGCTGCTGTCGCCGTTCGACTCGCTGATCTGGGACCGGCCGCGCACGGAGCGGATCTTCGGTTTCACCCACCGCCTGGAGGCGTACACACCGAAGGCGAAGCGGGTGCACGGCTATTTCGCGATGCCGCTGCTCACGGGCGGGCGGCTGGCCGGCCGGGTGGACCCCGGCCGTGAGGGGCGGACGCTCGTGGCCCGCCAGGTCTCGCTGGACGGCGCCAAGGCCGTGGCGCCGATGGCCCAGGCGCTGCGGGAGGCGGCCGAGTGGGTGGGCTGCGACTCCGTCCGGATCGAGCGCTGCGACGACGCGCGGCTGGCCGCCGAGCTGATCGCCGCCCTGGACTGA